From a single Maylandia zebra isolate NMK-2024a linkage group LG3, Mzebra_GT3a, whole genome shotgun sequence genomic region:
- the LOC101477068 gene encoding uncharacterized protein LOC101477068: MHSRFPVYEFHFSYVQINLCRLKMILLLSFWIVTGLMAEDPPTTYYGLKNSSVCLNVKKLPEYERVEWKFNKTIIADDRKINPKYKDRVVYSAGNLSLCIKNLADTDAGIYELSLSRDFISVSEKHQVIVQDMVPTPVITMLKLGSNQSAGLCSITVNCSIQDYWLWSVCDEDSCRRSQKSFSEVNITIFTENRAVVCRGNNHVSTSNSSETLTRCFNNSNPDDKENAQHPPPTRALAFIIVCVLLACVFVTVSFFLVKRLFSAKWKSYQAPTNTIRSIQSQPISTLPSSQSRASTVSSSSDADPAYENADILQYSQTNSPGEQINSMASYTIDTIYTVPGVKASSAGNNNQNTSETATVEEAQQRLTQVDTVYSVLQKPKNLNV, translated from the exons ATGCACAGCAGATTTCCTGTTTATGAATTCCACTTTTCTTACGTTCAGATAAATTTGTGTAGATTAAAAATGATTCTGCTTCTGAGTTTTTGGATTGTTACAG GTCTCATGGCAGAGGACCCACCAACGACATATTATGGACTAAAAAACAGCTCAGTGTGTCTGAATGTTAAGAAATTGCCAGAATATGAACGTGTCGAATGGAAATTTAACAAGACAATTATTGCTGATGATAGAAAAATCAATCCAAAATACAAAGACAGAGTGGTTTATAGTGCTGGAAACCTCTCCCTGTGTATTAAAAACCTGGCTGATACAGACGCTGGCATATATGAACTCTCACTCAGCCGTGACTTTATTTCAGTGTCAGAGAAACATCAAGTCATTGTTCAAG ACATGGTTCCCACACCTGTTATTACAATGTTAAAGCTGGGCTCCAACCAGTCTGCTGGACTCTGCAGTATCACAGTAAACTGCTCCATTCAGGATTATTGGCTTTGGTCTGTTTGTGATGAAGACAGCTGCAGAAGATCTCAGAAATCATTCAGTGAGGTCAACATCACCATCTTCACTGAGAACAGAGCTGTGGTCTGTAGAGGCAACAACCATGTTAGCACAAGTAATTCTTCTGAAACATTAACAAGGT GTTTTAATAACTCTAATCCTGATGATAAAGAGAATGCACAACACCCTCCACCAACGAGAGCGCTTGCATTTattattgtttgtgttttactcGCCTGCGTCTTCGTaacagtttctttctttttagttAAAAGATTATTTTCAGCAAAATGGAAATCCTACCAG GCTCCAACAAATACTATCCGCTCAATACAAAGCCAGCCCATTAGTACTCTGCCATCATCTCAGTCTAGAGCCTCTACTGTGTCTTCGTCAAGTGATGCTGACCCTGCTTATGAGAATGCAGACATCCTTCAGTACAGCCAGACCAACAGCCCAGGAGAGCAAATTAACTCCATGGCAAGCTACACAATAGATACCATCTACACTGTTCCAGGAGTGAAAGCCTCTTCTGCtggcaacaacaaccaaaatacTTCAGAGACTGCCACAGTGGAGGAGGCACAACAACGGCTCACACAGGTCGACACAGTTTACAGCGTGTTGCAGAAACCAAAAAATCTGAATGTGTAG